The Agarilytica rhodophyticola genome has a window encoding:
- a CDS encoding 3-oxoacyl-[acyl-carrier-protein] synthase III C-terminal domain-containing protein has product MRHIKILGTGVASPQKRVESIEIDRYHGVPAGRTEAICGVKNRAYATDESASSLAIEAIKNAISCANISIDDIDCIICASGTMEQAIPYNAAKVHALLKLNKPIPSFDINMTCLSALMAMDVASSFIEIGRYKNILICSSDLASVGLDWNNIEVGGLFGDGAAAMILCNTQENIGIKAINFETYSEGVDYCQIKGGGSLHHPSKIHGDYRSYGQFNMKGKDLYRLTLKVIGKFCKDLLKIADYTLDDIDWIVPHQASKLAIEHLQKKLSLNPDKVINILSTHGNQIAASLPTALHYLLTSDRCKRGDKILLIGTSAGLSLGGMILEI; this is encoded by the coding sequence ATGAGGCATATAAAAATTTTAGGGACTGGAGTCGCATCGCCTCAGAAGCGTGTTGAGTCCATAGAAATTGACCGTTACCACGGCGTACCTGCTGGTCGTACAGAAGCTATATGTGGAGTCAAAAATAGAGCTTATGCTACTGATGAGTCCGCTAGCAGTTTAGCGATCGAAGCCATAAAAAATGCGATTTCTTGCGCCAATATAAGTATTGATGATATTGATTGTATTATTTGTGCTTCCGGAACTATGGAACAAGCAATACCTTATAATGCTGCGAAGGTACATGCACTTCTCAAGTTAAACAAACCTATTCCTTCTTTCGATATCAATATGACATGCCTAAGTGCTCTAATGGCAATGGATGTGGCATCTTCATTTATTGAAATAGGCCGCTACAAAAATATCCTAATTTGCTCCAGTGATTTAGCCTCTGTCGGGCTTGACTGGAATAATATTGAGGTGGGTGGTTTATTCGGTGATGGCGCAGCAGCCATGATTCTGTGTAACACACAAGAAAACATCGGCATAAAAGCTATCAACTTCGAAACTTACAGCGAGGGCGTCGATTATTGCCAGATTAAAGGTGGAGGCAGTTTGCATCATCCTTCAAAAATTCACGGAGATTATCGTTCCTATGGGCAATTTAATATGAAGGGAAAAGACCTTTATAGATTAACACTCAAAGTTATAGGGAAATTTTGTAAAGATTTATTAAAGATAGCAGATTACACTCTCGATGATATTGATTGGATCGTACCTCATCAAGCAAGTAAATTAGCGATAGAACATTTGCAAAAGAAACTATCTCTCAACCCTGATAAAGTCATTAATATTTTGTCTACACATGGCAATCAAATTGCTGCATCCTTACCGACGGCGCTTCATTATTTACTAACAAGTGATAGGTGCAAAAGAGGTGATAAAATTTTATTAATTGGTACCTCCGCAGGACTAAGCCTCGGCGGTATGATTTTGGAAATATAG
- a CDS encoding DUF1272 domain-containing protein, with protein sequence MLELRPNCECCDIDLPPDSVNARICTYECTFCADCVEQVLKNVCPNCGGGFVPRPIRPKSPYREGTSLLNQPASQKRIITKYTRVEIQNFVDKIKDIPPKDR encoded by the coding sequence ATGCTCGAACTTCGACCCAACTGTGAATGCTGTGATATAGACCTACCACCTGATTCAGTCAATGCACGCATTTGCACATATGAGTGCACATTTTGTGCAGATTGCGTTGAGCAAGTATTGAAAAATGTTTGCCCTAATTGTGGCGGTGGGTTTGTTCCAAGACCTATCCGTCCTAAATCACCATACAGAGAAGGTACTAGCTTATTAAATCAACCAGCGTCACAAAAAAGAATTATTACTAAATATACACGTGTAGAAATACAAAATTTTGTAGATAAAATAAAAGATATTCCACCGAAGGATCGTTAA